One region of Cydia pomonella isolate Wapato2018A chromosome 9, ilCydPomo1, whole genome shotgun sequence genomic DNA includes:
- the LOC133521505 gene encoding uncharacterized protein LOC133521505, which translates to MAANDRVVFPDEVEDVKAKAAEVAAKSGAGDSNTVEEAPQETTPKIAMRNMIQVPDNCPEGYKMDADGVCREVW; encoded by the coding sequence ATGGCTGCCAACGACCGCGTCGTATTTCCCGACGAAGTGGAGGACGTGAAAGCCAAGGCGGCAGAGGTGGCTGCCAAGTCTGGTGCGGGAGACAGCAACACCGTTGAGGAGGCTCCTCAGGAGACCACGCCCAAGATCGCCATGAGGAATATGATTCAAGTGCCTGACAACTGCCCGGAAGGCTACAAGATGGATGCGGACGGAGTCTGCCGAGAAGTCTGGTAA